One stretch of Melospiza georgiana isolate bMelGeo1 chromosome 28, bMelGeo1.pri, whole genome shotgun sequence DNA includes these proteins:
- the LOC131094117 gene encoding keratin, type I cytoskeletal 19-like, with product MSCNIKETITVSSKGRSSGGSCIIGGGGGGARISSFGIGSGRGFSGRSYCGGVNYGGGLSVGSLAGGSYGGGNCYGNGLGFGLGGGVVVGGLGGDCLLSSCDEKVTMQNLNDRLASYLDKVKCLEKENAELECRIREWYATQGLSCEPRDYSCYYKEIEDLQNQIVCATIDNNKIILDIDNSRMAADDFRVKYETELALRQSVEADINGLRQVLDQLTLCRSDLEAQLESLREELCCLKKNHEEEMSCLRKQSTGDVSVEVNACPGPDLRQILEDLRCQYETLIARNRKEVEDWYECKIEEVNREVITSGQEVETCNNQVTELRRQLQTLEIDLQAQLSQRNNLESSLAETECQYNSLLSELQNQITCVEQQLAEIRAEIECQNQEYKTLLDVKCRLEQEIQTYRCLLEGGQQDLIHGGGMGTGGGVIRTSHTYTTTSGAHCQAQVPPCKTGDIQVTCRRICD from the exons ATGAGTTGCAACATTAAGGAGACCATTACTGTGTCTagcaaaggcaggagcagcGGTGGCAGCTGCATcattggtggtggtggtggtggagcACGGATTTCTTCCTTTGGCATAGGCAGTGGCAGAGGTTTTTCTGGAAGGAGCTACTGCGGCGGAGTGAATTACGGAGGGGGACTGAGTGTTGGGAGCTTGGCTGGTGGGAGCTATGGAGGTGGCAACTGCTATGGCAATGGCCTCGGCTTTGGCCTCGGAGGCGGTGTGGTTGTTGGGGGTCTTGGTGGCGACTGCTTGCTTTCATCCTGCGATGAGAAGGTCACCATGCAAAACCTCAATGACCGCCTGGCCTCCTACCTGGACAAGGTGAAGTGCTTGGAGAAGGAGAATGCTGAGCTGGAGTGCAGGATCAGAGAGTGGTATGCAACACAGGGCCTCTCCTGCGAGCCCCGCGACTACAGCTGCTACTACAAAGAGATTGAAGATCTCCAGAACCAG ATTGTCTGCGCAACCATTGATAACAACAAGATCATCCTGGACATTGATAACAGCAGGATGGCTGCTGACGACTTCCGTGTGAA GTACGAGACGGAGCTGGCGCTGCGCCAGAGCGTGGAGGCCGACATCAACGGGCTGCGCCAGGTGCTGGACCAGCTGACGCTGTGCAGGTCTGACctggaggcacagctggagtCGCTGCGggaggagctctgctgcctgaAGAAGAACCACGAGGAG GAGATGAGTTGCCTGAGGAAGCAATCAACTGGAGATGTGAGTGTGGAGGTCAATGCCTGCCCGGGACCAGATCTCAGGCAAATCTTGGAGGATTTGAGATGCCAGTATGAAACACTGATAGCGCGCAACCGCAAGGAAGTCGAGGATTGGTACGAGTGCAAG ATTGAGGAGGTGAATCGGGAGGTTATTACGAGCGGTCAGGAGGTGGAGACGTGCAACAACCAGGTGACTGAACTGAGACGCCAATTGCAAACCCTGGAAATCGATCTCCAAGCTCAGCTCAGCCAG AGAAATAACTTGGAATCATCTCTGGCTGAAACGGAGTGCCAGTACAACTCTCTCCTCAGTGAGCTACAGAACCAGATCACATGTGTGGAGCAGCAGTTGGCTGAAATAAGAGCAGAAATCGAGTGCCAGAACCAAGAGTACAAGACCTTGCTGGACGTCAAGTGCCGCCTGGAGCAGGAGATCCAGACCTACCGGTGCTTGTTGGAAGGAGGACAGCAGGACCTCAT TCACGGAGGAGGAATGGGAACTGGCGGAGGGGTCATTAGGACGAGCCACACCTACACAACAACTTCAGGTGCCCACTGCCAGGCCCAGGTCCCACCCTGCAAGACTGGAGACATACAAG TGACCTGCAGGAGAATTTGTGATTAA
- the LOC131094112 gene encoding keratin, type I cytoskeletal 19-like gives MSCSIKQTTGSLRGRTSGGSCVIGGGGGGAARISSVSSGRYTTCGIGGGRGFSGRSYCGGVNYGGGLSTGSLVGGNFGGGLGATVLGGCPGMGFSGGSARFGGGMGGGMGMGLGGGGFSGDGILLSGDEKVTMQNLNDRLASYLDKVRCLEQENADLECRIREWYAKQGPFCEPRDYSCYYKEIEDLQNQIVCATIDNNKIILNIDNSRMTADDFRVKYETELALRQSVEADINGLRQVLDQLTLCRSDLEAQLESLREELCCLKKNHEEEMCCLRKQSTGDVSVEVNACPGPDLRKILEEMRCQYETLIERNRKEVEDWYECKIEEVNREVITSGQEVETCNNQVTELRRQLQALEIDLQAQLSQRDNLESSLAETECRYNNHLAELQSQITCVEQQLGDLRAEMECQNQEYKILLDVKCRLEQEIHTYRCLLEGGQQDLIQQGGIGQSSSLGGGVARSSGIGGGGIIRTSHTYTSSAQIPSCAAAEIQVPCRRICD, from the exons ATGAGCTGTAGTATCAAGCAGACAACTGGCTCTCTCAGGGGCAGGACCAGCGGCGGCAGCTGTGTGATCGGTGGTGGCGGTGGTGGCGCGGCGCGCATCTCCTCGGTCTCCTCTGGAAGATACACCACCTGCGGGATAGGCGGTGGCCGAGGCTTTTCTGGGAGAAGCTACTGCGGTGGTGTGAATTATGGAGGGGGACTGAGCACCGGCAGCTTGGTCGGTGGGAACTTTGGAGGTGGCTTAGGAGCCACCGTCCTCGGAGGATGCCCAGGCATGGGGTTCAGTGGTGGCAGCGCTCGCTTTGGCGGTGGCATGGGAGGTGGCATGGGGATGGGTCTTGGTGGAGGTGGTTTTTCTGGTGACGGCATTCTTCTTTCTGGTGACGAGAAGGTCACCATGCAAAATCTGAATGACCGCCTGGCTTCTTACCTGGACAAGGTGAGGTGCCTGGAACAAGAGAATGCTGACCTGGAGTGCAGGATCAGGGAGTGGTATGCCAAGCAGGGCCCTTTTTGTGAGCCACGGGACTACAGCTGCTATTATAAAGAAATAGAAGATCTTCAGAACCAG ATTGTCTGTGCAACCATAGACAACAACAAGATCATTCTGAACATCGACAACAGCAGGATGACAGCCGATGACTTCCGAGTGAA GTACGAGACGGAGCTGGCGCTGCGCCAGAGCGTGGAGGCCGACATCAACGGGCTGCGCCAGGTGCTGGACCAGCTGACGCTGTGCAGGTCTGACctggaggcacagctggagtCGCTGCGggaggagctctgctgcctgaAGAAGAACCATGAGGAG GAAATGTGCTGTCTGAGGAAGCAATCGACTGGAGATGTGAGCGTGGAGGTCAatgcctgccctggcccagacCTGAGGAAGATCCTGGAGGAGATGAGGTGCCAGTATGAGACGCTGATTGAACGCAACCGCAAAGAAGTTGAGGATTGGTACGAGTGCAAG ATTGAGGAGGTGAATCGGGAGGTTATTACAAGTGGTCAGGAGGTGGAGACGTGCAACAACCAAGTGACTGAACTGAGACGCCAATTGCAAGCCCTGGAAATCGATCTCCAAGCTCAGCTCAGCCAG AGGGACAATCTGGAGTCCTCGCTGGCGGAGACGGAGTGTCGCTACAACAACCAccttgctgagctgcagagccagaTCACCtgtgtggagcagcagctgggtgacCTGCGGGCAGAGATGGAGTGCCAGAACCAAGAGTACAAGATCCTGCTGGACGTCAAGTGCCGCCTGGAGCAGGAGATCCACACGTACCGCTGCCTGCTGGAGGGAGGCCAGCAGGACCTTAT TCAGCAAGGAGGAATTGGTCAGTCTTCAAGTCTAGGAGGAGGAGTTGCAAGAAGCAGTGGGATAGGAGGAGGAGGCATCATTAGGACAAGCCACACTTACACTTCGTCTGCCCAGATCCCATCCTGTGCAGCTGCGGAGATCCAAG TGCCTTGCCGAAGGATTTGTGATTAA